In the Rhododendron vialii isolate Sample 1 chromosome 2a, ASM3025357v1 genome, CCTTTTTGTTTATAACTGCCAAGCACCAGTGAGTTTCTTTGTGGATAGGAACAAATATCTGAGGACATTAGCGACTCAATATACATAGAAGGaagcaataaaaaaacaaatcgaTCATAATGCAACAAATGGCATACAACTTACTTTATCGCACTCAAGAAGGCAGTATCCCAATTTCCTTTTGCTCGTCCACCTTTTGACTGATCTAAAATCATAGCCATTCCTCCCACCTATTAACTGGATATTACATTCcgtaaaagaaaaatatgtacAGGATAAGAAACCTTACCAAACTGCCATGCTGacccatcaaaaaaaaaaaatgtataagcagaaaagaaaatcaataagATAGACTAGGTCCCAACTCCAAGAGTAGAAGATTTTCAATTTCTGCTGGCAGAAATATATCTCAATGaccaaaaaagggaaatgaaatGCCCCTCTTCACCAATTTGTGATACATATTAGTGCAATCAAAAAGCTTGTTTGGCGTGCATCTGTCCAAAGTGCCATAGGGTAGGACAAGAAATTAACACTTATCAAACAATGGGCTCTGAACACTTCAAATGTACTAAATATCATCTTGGTTGAAGACAATCAGATTTTCGATTGGATGTGAAGACTGAGCCTCAGTCCGTCAACCCAGAGCTGAAGAGGCTGACGTCAGTACAAGAACAAAATACCATGGTGTCACAAGGATGATTCCCAAGATGTAGCAATAGAAAACCTAAGCTATGGAAACTCATCCAAGGAGATTATAGAGGATGAGGACTGGGTAAACCTGGCGCAGTTAGGGAACTACCTTCCTTGACCTAAAGATTCCCCAACAAGAAGTGACATATCAAGCTTCTAAGATACTTATAATGTACCGTTACTTATTAAAAAAGTATCCTTCCAGgtgattaaaaaacaaaacagggGAAAATAAGACCTACAGGAAAACCAGAAATTTAATCTCCCAGTGAAATGATCTATATCTAACGTTAACTATgctaagaaacaaaaatgcatTAATGCCAGAAAAACCATTGATGGATGACCATTAAAGTACATATGTTACACCATCTCCTCAATGCCCAAGCTTTTAGAGTAACAAATACAGTAGTTATAAGCATATAGTGCAACATCTACTGAAGGACACCTGCAGTTTATAGAAATGAATAAACACAAATAATAATTGCAAAATCTTATGATCCTAGAATAATTGGTTGTTTACAAGAACAATAAAAAGTTGAGAGGGAAATGATGTCATAAGGCTTAATAGGTAATTGGATCAATGTAAGCATGTTTAAAAGTTAGGCACTCAATACATAGTCCTATAATAGAAATTACGCCAAGTTAGCAGAAGATGGTAGGCAATAGAGCAACACCAACCTTCCTGTAGAAGAAGGTGTTGAAGAAATGGCACTTCAAAAACTTTTTGGGCTCcctcttttccctctcttttagTAATTTGAGATACACATTTATcacctgtaaaaaaaaaaaaaaaaaccattcctGTCAAACAACTACTACATTACAAGCTCAGGTATTTCTATGGTTGGTTCCATTTGATCACTAGAAAGACAACTAAATCAAGACCTCGGAAATTTGACAACTTCCTAGTCTGTTACCTCATCATTTAACCATGCACCCGGTCTCAAACACTTCAAAAGTTCTCCAGTGATCTCAATGTTAGAGTCCTCATGAGTGGCCAAAACTTTCCTCCTGCAAAAGTGAGAACCAGATAGATTACCAAAAGATTCTCACTTTCGCAAAAGCAAAGGACCAATTCATCAAAGCATACCGACTGGAATCAGAGAAGGCCAAGGAAACCTCAGCCTTTTCTTCCTTTGTCAGAGGCACGAAAGCTTCACGAAGCACGTCTGGAAGTACATCCTGTTACCAAATCAACTAGGCATAAGAGAAAACAAACTAGATAACGTAATCTAGCACTTCCAAATGAGAAATGGTATACATCACTGGACTTTTATTGGCATTTTATATCACTGCATAATCTGATAATTGCCACTGATTCTATGTTTGGAAAAGATTACACGAATAGGGCATAGGACAACGATAATtgataaacaaaataacagCTTTGACAAACTCTTGATCTTGCTGAGCTGTCATGTACTAATGGCACTTAAAATTTTTATATGGGTCCTACTTGAATGCAAGAAAAACGATCTCTAAGAGTTGTTTCTTAAATCCTTGtaagtgaatttttttgtcaaatttgtaAGTGTATAACCATACTCTAGATTCTAGAGCATCAATGTAGTCACATCCTGCGGCACAAATGGTGATACAAATCAATGACATGTAACAGTCCTCCATCCAAAACCACGAGGGGTAACGAAACTTCACCTCATGTTGTGGCTTCTTCGCAGGATGCAGTAACTGAAATGCAGCCATTTTCTTCTCATTTATCTCAATGTCGGAACTCAAGCTCTTCAATATAGGATCATGCCTCCCTGCATCCTCAAGCAACTTCTTGTGCAACGGCCCATCCCATTTCCGATCAAGCGAAAGCGATTCTATCCTCTTCTCCATCAAATTTGTATTCGTCAAATCCGAACGATGCTCCACAACCACAACCTTCCCATTCTCCTCCTGCAACCGCCATTCGCGCCCATCACACACAACTTCCACCACTTCTTCGACACTCGAATTCCCCGAAACATACCCTCTATCTACCACTCCATCAACATCAATCACTTCCTCATCCTTCTTAAGATACCTAAAACTCTCAATCGCGGATTCTTTCAATTTCTTCACCTTATCATATTTAGCGCTCAAAGAATTGCCCATCTCATCAACATCAATCACTTCCTCGTCCTTCTCAACCCTCGACTCTCGACTTGAACTCGAGCTCGAACAAAAGCTGAACCTGGACTCTCTGCAAGGGGCATGGACTGCCCTGGGGATTGGGTTCACCGGGTCGGGGTACCTGTAAACCCTAGAAGCTGCGCTTCTAGAATGTTCGGGACTGGATTGCATAGATGAGGGTGAAGTTTTGGGCTTTTTCGCAATGTGGGTATCTGAATTGGGCGAAGTTGAGAAGAATCTGGAATTGAATGGGAAGAACAAGTAACCGTCGCCGCTCCTGTGATTGCTGGTTAGGGCACCCATTGGTTGGACCCAGATTGGAAAAATCCGAGAAGGAAACAACACATTGGGTTGGTGAAGTTTGAAGAAATGGGATTTGGAATTTGGTGGTTAAAACCCTTTTTAAGGTATAAGGAAAGTTATGATTGTGTGATGGATTGGGAGGTGAAACAGTGACAGTTGAGTGATTGAGATTGTAGAAAGGTGGGAAATGAGATGGAAAAGgtttctttagagagagagaactttggCCGGTTCAGTTCTTGTGTGCTGGGGTTTGGGGGTTTAGATTTCGCGGCCCGACAGAGATCAAGTCTGGTGTTTGCGTGCATGAGGGCATCGAGAgctctttttttgttgagaGCGATGCAACTCGTGGATCgttggttttagggttttagatTTCAGTGAAGCTACAGTTCCCAACAGGAgtaatcccgatcggaatcccaaCGCCTCGCCAGgcacactccggccaccggacagccaatctgagccgtccaaaaattctagaaaaaaaaaacgagcgGGCTTTggcgagaataaacggcattcGACGTGTGTAGGtagccgatccaagcactccatttttggccgatccaaacactccattttttgccgatccaaacacaaaaatggattgtttggatcggccatctACACACGttggatgccgtttattcttgCGGTGGCCCActcggttattttttttagaatttttggacggctcggatcggccttccggtggccggaatgtgCCCGAAGGGGCGTCGGGATTCCAATCGGGAATTTGGGTCTATAagggtagactttctgtttagattttgaattctaatcattgtactatttttttaattattattttttatttatcttcgatcattacccatatttttaattattactttatttctctttaCACTAATAACCTATAAATCTAAATCCAAAATTACAAAACGATTGAGGTCAGATGCATGACTCTTGATGCAATTCGGAGTTGTATGTTAACACTACTAGTACTTTGGTGACCACATAGGGTGATCACACAAAAGGTACTTGATGCGTCTCCATTGCATTAATGgaataatttttatttgttacaTAGTGGAACACATTCTACCTAAATAATCTAAATAATGGTGATCTCGAATGGTACTCAAAATGTCACTGCATATCGTCACCATAGCATTGTTGGTATTTTGAAGTTGTCCGTAAACGTTTTGTCTTTTTAACGAAATATTACGTGCATCGCGGAGTTAGTTTTGAAGATTTAAAATGATCATCCAGTAAAAGTACAAAATGTGTATATCGTATAAAGGGATTACCTAAGGAGGAAGATTAACCTATACTTGGTTTTGATATAGGTGAATAAGAGTGAGTCAATAAGTTGATAATGTGAAAAGTTACTAAGTTGCCCTCACTATATCATTACGTCTGACACAAAAAGGTATGAGACataattatgtttttttctcaacttagtttttacttaaatttCAGCATCCTAAATTAAAAATCACTCTAACGGTGTGATTTAAATGACATGTCTAAGTGTTTAAATCTTAAGTGAGAACAGATCTATTGTTATCTGatcatatttttgtataaaaaagtTTGCGTTTATCGGGTCAACGAATTAAATGATTTTGATTATAGTTGTGAATTTGGGTTAGGTGGGAGGGGAGCTTAGGGCATCTCCAAATCCAATGCTCACTTACCTATAgctattactattttttttaagaatgctagatacaaataaaatatattctAAAATTACCTCAAAAAGACAAATCAATAGTACATATACAAATATACTTCAAAGTGAATCAGTACCATTGATTTACTTTTTCGAAATACATTTTCTTTCTACTTAGAATTTCTCCATTTTCTTTGCCTAAAATGTAGGGTACAACCGTTTCTAACTACTTTTGGTACAATTTGGAGTCTTTTACAGCAAAATGTTTTCGTCTGGTCTGGTCAAGAAGTCAAAATCCCACGccacaaatctctctctctctctctctcctctctctctctctctctctctctccaaaaccccCCAAAGAAGAGAAACTAAACATTCATTGACACCCTAGCCTTCTTCTCCTCTAATTTCAGAGCGTAATGCTCTTTGTCAAAACCCAGATACCATGACAACAAACGCCCCAAATGGCGTAGTTTTGCCTTTCAATTTCTCGGCTTTCGACGTCCCATTCAGCTGCGAATACTTTGCCTCCGCCGTGACTTCCGGGGGCTATTTCCGAAATGACAATCCCATACGCCACCCCGTTCCGTTCTTCCTCAGTCAGCTTGGGGTAGGCACTATTCTCTGCGCGATCTTCCGTCTCCTCCTCAGGCCGCTCAAACAACCCAGATTTGTTGCTGAGATGTTGGTAATTATATATTCCCAATCCCTGTCTGTCTATAAAAGcggaaaaaagaaattatgcAGAATGACGTGATTATATATTCCCAATCCCTATTAGAGTTAGGCGCGACAAAGGCCACGTCCATATAGAATTTCTCATTGTCTtaaccttgtttggtttggtatttggGTTTAAACGAATTCAGAGGACGTGATGCATGGAATGTCATGACTCGTGTCGGCTGACCTGCTTACCCTTAGTCTAATCACATGGAAATTATATAGTAGTTGGTCGGAATTCGTTATATACTATTTCAATTTCACCTTTTTAGGCGATGTGGGATTGCTCCACTATGGGCTCTCACATGGAAGCTCTGTATTAAATATCTCTTCATGTAGCATTTTTGGAATCGCACGCGGCAATGGCGattgttttagtttgaaatgATAAAACAATGTGCATGAAGGTTTGTGCAAATCGggaggcggggggctgctgccccaagggggcagcagcgtgctgctgtcccgGCTTTTCGAGcccgctccggtctcgctccgatgatctgaaacgttcactttatagaactcgtcgagtagaataaatatgtaaaaaatcagcttaattggatatcattaaatgcctGATCGGaatctttttatcttaaaaagaatgaatccgaaacactgaatcaaatccattgtaacccatggaccgagagttatatgggctccgatcagtcacttaatgatattcaattaagctgattttttgcatagttattctactcgacgagctctacaaaatgaacgtttcagatcatcggagcaagaCCGGAGCGGGCCCGGAAAGCcgggacagcagcacgctgctgcccccttggggcagcagcccccccgccTCCGTGCAAATCATACGTAGCATGAATGATAGAGCAATTTGTCGACCTTATCTCTTATcaatcctcttttttttctttttcttttttttttgtagtaattCCTATCTCTTCTTTCTATTAATTTATATTCctcttttgccgattaaaaaatataaaaaacaagaaaaaaactttGTCCATTGCATTAGCTAGTTAAGTCTAAGGTCGAAGAGTTTGTTTCATTCCATTGTTATCAAATGTGCGAAGGTAAGTGTTGTTGAACAATTCATTATCGGTTTGTTTCATGTTTCATTTATCAGGCTGGCATAATGTTAGGCCCTTCAATGTTTAAACTGTTTGGTAAAGGAGACTATATCGAAAGCTTGAAGACAATCAAGGAGTACAACATGATTAATGTCCTTGAATACTTGGGCCTCACGACATTCTCGTTCGTAGTGGGGGTTCGGACGGACATAAGCATGCTTAAATCTGCTGGAAAATTGCCATGGATTATTGGTATCCTCTCTTTCCTACTTCCCATGTCCGTAGTTTTTCCCGCTGCTGCGCTCTTCAAGAAATACCTTGGTGAAATGGAAGGATTCTTCCTCTATTGGGTCAGCGTAATGGCCGCCAAAACATCGTTTCAGGTCACCTCTGTCCTCCTTGAAGACTTAAGTCTCCTGAATTCGGAACTTGGCCGCTTGGCCTTGTCATCTGCATTGATCAGCAGTATAGGCAGCTGGATTTTTGCCACATACAATGCTTACTACGCTTGGTCTAAGAGGTTGAAGTTTCGAACCTTGGACTACTTTAGGACGGAAATACCCAGAGCGATTTCCATACTTGCGATAATATTCGTCCTACGCCCTTTCATGTTTTGGCTGATGAGGAGGATCCCAGAAGGAAGACCCATAAAGGAATCTCATTTTTTCGTGATCACTGTGATGTTTCTTACAGTTTCTTTTGCATATGAGTGTTTGGGATTTGGCGCTCCTTTAGGGGCAATGATTCTAGGCTTGTGCGTGCCACCCGGTCGGCCTCTAGGATCTGGAGTGGTGGAAAAGCTGGAAGCTTTCATTTCAGCAGTGCTTTTGCCGACTTATATTGTTGGTGCCGGTCGCTATGTCGATATTTTCCAAATAAGCATGGTGCATTATATCCAAGCGGAGATCATCATCCTCCTTTCCTTCTCCGCGAAACTTGCTGCAGGTGTGATCCCTTCAGTAATTTGCAGGATGCCTTACAAGGATTCCTTCGCTCTTGGCCTCCTCTTGAGTGCACAAGGGTTTTTTGATGTTCTCTTCTTCAAACTCTTCCATAGATATGGTGTAATGCTCAACTATGTCTACTTGTTCATGTTTACCATTGTTCGATACGCAGCTGTTATGCCTGTCTAGTATCGTCTTCGTTTTCAGCCTTCGAAAAAGTAGGGAAACTCAATTAGTGAACTGGTATTGGTTCTCAGTGGACTGCGGTTAGCATTTTTCTTTCCAGGAAAAAGGCTTTTTATTAATCGATTAATAAGTTGTTTTATGACAGTTCTGTCTATCACCTTATTGTGAAAGATCAGATTGGCCCCCTTTTGCCATAAGTACCTCCATATTCCGTTGAGTAGGATTCGACAATGAGTTTGAGTCAGTGATTGAAAAAATTCCTTTTCtcaatcttattttttggaaagcAAACCACTCTTTCAGGAAGCACCAAAAACATGTTTTCGGATTTGGAAATtctgcccctttttttttggaaaaacaatGAGAATACTTTGAGCGTCTTCAAACGTTTCATTTCCTGTTTCTGAGAAACGAAAACAAAGCAAACGAAGACAATGCATTGTCAGATCATGCAAATGACATGATTGCTTTCTAGATTTTTCTCATGTCTTGTTCTTGAATTCTTACCTTTTTAAACGAATATGCAGGTGCTCACTCAAGAGTTCTACTCAGTTCTCACACTGATGGCGGTGTTGACCGGGGCTGTCACCACCCCTTTAATTTACTACCTCTACAATCCTTCCAAGAGATATTCAAACTACAAAAGAAGGACAATCCAGCAATCTAGACACGAGAACGAACTCCGGATTCTCCTGTGTCTTCACGAGGAAGATCAGGTTTGCAGCCTAATGAATGTCCTGAAAGCCTCTTATCCCACGAGAGAAAAGCCCGTAGGAGCTTTTGTTTTGGACCTGATCGAGCTCGTTGGACGAGACCACCCACTCCTCATCAACCACCAGTTCCACCAACGCCGCTCTACTACTCTCACTAGAACTGACCGCATCATCAACGCATTCAATCAGTACGAACTACGCAGCGAAGGTACCATTAGAATGTCTGCTTGGTGGTTGTTTGAGAATCAGTTTTCTTTCCCTAACTTCTCTCAGAAAATTCGTTTTGTTCATGACGGATTTCGAATCATCTTCCCCtgccatacccccaatgatcgATTGGAGACTACATGGattctattgttgttgttttaaAGAaccttttttgtttggaaagaatcAAATATGTAATGAAGTGCCGAAAATATCTGCTCACCAAAAAGAACTACGAAGAGatcttttgaaatattttgaaacgAATCATCGCTGAAAAACAGAACacttagggtttgtttggaacttaggggaaagtaaagaaaagaaggaaattttaaaaaaaaaaatctctttcattgtttgtttaggaagaaaaagggcaaaaaataGCAAACTGATGTATTGTACATAGTAAAATTTTCCTCACTTTTCTCCTACTTTCCTTCTCAATTAGTCTCCTCGTCATGAAAATGATTCATGACCCTCCCTTTGGATTGGGGTTCTGTGAGAAATGATGAGGAAATAGTAAGAAATGATGCGAAATGTTACTCTCATAGAAGCCCCATTCATTACTCCAAATGGGGTGGCACCAGTGTTTGTTGCTTTCAACATAAGTTTCATAAATTGTGTTCTGTAAAAGTGATTCTTAAACAGCAGAAAGACTTGGGCGATCAAGTCTTCTCTGTCAATCCAACTATCAAAATGATATTTAGAAACTAACCATTGACTAAGATGTTGAAAACGTTCCAACAGGTACGATAAAACACCAGCACTATACCTCCATCACGCCTTACGTGAGTATGCACGACGATATATGTACCCTGGCACTGGAGAAGAGAACTTCCATATTGATCTTCCCATTTCAAAAATCTGACAACAGTCCGATCCCTGGAGTGATAAAAAATGTGCTTGACAAGGCTCCCTGCTCAGTTGGAATCCTTTTTGACAAGAAGATAATCACGCATTGGAGATCTGACTCCCACAATCAAGCCCGGTTGAGTGTATGTGTGGTTTTCCTTGGAGGACCCGACGCTCGTGAGGCACTGGCATATGGAATGAGGATGGTTGCGAATCCAGCCATTAGGCTCACCGTCCTTCGACTAATAGCAGAAGACGAATTCGTCTCTGATATGTTGGAGACTAGGCACGATATAGATCTGATTCAGGAACTCAGAGCCGCTTACAACGACACTCAGAGGATTGAGTATAGGGAAGAGATTGTGAGGGACGGGGTCGAGACGTCCAAAGTGATTCTATCTCTTGATGATCGTTATGACTTCATGTTGGTGGGAAGGAGGCTTGACAGTGATTCACCATTGGTGAAAGGGCTTGCTGATTGGAGCCATGCACAGGAGCTGGGAATCATTGGAGACATGCTTGCTTCTTCGGATATGAAGTGCAGCGCATCGGTTCTGGTCGTGCAACAACAGTTCACCGTCGAGGACTTGGCACATGCACATGAAGATTAGGTGAACCGTGAAAGCGCTGATTTCTATATTTCGTGACTCTGGACACAATTCGGAGTTGTAAGTTAACACTACTAATACTTTGGTGACCACATCTGGTGATCATACGATGGGTACTCGATGCGCCTCCACTGTATTAGTGGAATATCCTCCATTTGTCACGTAGTGGAACAAATTCTATACCAATATAACGTCGACCTCCATGGTACTCAAAATGTCACCATACATGGTCACCATAGCATTGCCGGTATTTTAAAGTTTTATGtaaactttttgtctttttaacgaAATGTTACGTGCATCTTGGAGTTAGTTTTGAAGATTTGAAATGATTACGTGCATCTCGGAGTTAGTTTTGAAGATTTGAAATGAACATCCTGTAAAGGAATAAAATGTGTATATCGTATAAAGGGATTAGTTAAGGATGGAAATTAACTTATACTTGATTTTGATATAGGTGTATAAGAGTGAGTCGATAAGAATTGATAATATGAGAAGTTATTTGGTTGCTCTAACTATATTATTATATCGAGGATGCAAAAAGGTATGAGGGGTAATATGTCTTTTTCTCAACttagtttttactcaaatttcaGCATCCTATATTAAAAATCACTTTGACGGTCTAGTTTAAATATGCCATGAACATGT is a window encoding:
- the LOC131317671 gene encoding ubiquitin-like-specific protease ESD4 isoform X1, with amino-acid sequence MGALTSNHRSGDGYLFFPFNSRFFSTSPNSDTHIAKKPKTSPSSMQSSPEHSRSAASRVYRYPDPVNPIPRAVHAPCRESRFSFCSSSSSSRESRVEKDEEVIDVDEMGNSLSAKYDKVKKLKESAIESFRYLKKDEEVIDVDGVVDRGYVSGNSSVEEVVEVVCDGREWRLQEENGKVVVVEHRSDLTNTNLMEKRIESLSLDRKWDGPLHKKLLEDAGRHDPILKSLSSDIEINEKKMAAFQLLHPAKKPQHEDVLPDVLREAFVPLTKEEKAEVSLAFSDSSRRKVLATHEDSNIEITGELLKCLRPGAWLNDEVINVYLKLLKEREKREPKKFLKCHFFNTFFYRKLIGGRNGYDFRSVKRWTSKRKLGYCLLECDKIFVPIHKETHWCLAVINKKDEKFQYLDSLKGIDTQVLKVLARYFVDEVKDKSGKDIDVRSWKQENVEDLPEQKNGSDCGMFMIKYADFYSRDIGLHFKQEDMPYFRQRTAKEILRLKAE
- the LOC131317672 gene encoding cation/H(+) antiporter 15-like, with protein sequence MTTNAPNGVVLPFNFSAFDVPFSCEYFASAVTSGGYFRNDNPIRHPVPFFLSQLGVGTILCAIFRLLLRPLKQPRFVAEMLAGIMLGPSMFKLFGKGDYIESLKTIKEYNMINVLEYLGLTTFSFVVGVRTDISMLKSAGKLPWIIGILSFLLPMSVVFPAAALFKKYLGEMEGFFLYWVSVMAAKTSFQVTSVLLEDLSLLNSELGRLALSSALISSIGSWIFATYNAYYAWSKRLKFRTLDYFRTEIPRAISILAIIFVLRPFMFWLMRRIPEGRPIKESHFFVITVMFLTVSFAYECLGFGAPLGAMILGLCVPPGRPLGSGVVEKLEAFISAVLLPTYIVGAGRYVDIFQISMVHYIQAEIIILLSFSAKLAAGVIPSVICRMPYKDSFALGLLLSAQGFFDVLFFKLFHRYGVLTQEFYSVLTLMAVLTGAVTTPLIYYLYNPSKRYSNYKRRTIQQSRHENELRILLCLHEEDQVCSLMNVLKASYPTREKPVGAFVLDLIELVGRDHPLLINHQFHQRRSTTLTRTDRIINAFNQYELRSEGTIKHQHYTSITPYVSMHDDICTLALEKRTSILIFPFQKSDNSPIPGVIKNVLDKAPCSVGILFDKKIITHWRSDSHNQARLSVCVVFLGGPDAREALAYGMRMVANPAIRLTVLRLIAEDEFVSDMLETRHDIDLIQELRAAYNDTQRIEYREEIVRDGVETSKVILSLDDRYDFMLVGRRLDSDSPLVKGLADWSHAQELGIIGDMLASSDMKCSASVLVVQQQFTVEDLAHAHED
- the LOC131317671 gene encoding ubiquitin-like-specific protease ESD4 isoform X2, which translates into the protein MGALTSNHRSGDGYLFFPFNSRFFSTSPNSDTHIAKKPKTSPSSMQSSPEHSRSAASRVYRYPDPVNPIPRAVHAPCRESRFSFCSSSSSSRESRVEKDEEVIDVDEMGNSLSAKYDKVKKLKESAIESFRYLKKDEEVIDVDGVVDRGYVSGNSSVEEVVEVVCDGREWRLQEENGKVVVVEHRSDLTNTNLMEKRIESLSLDRKWDGPLHKKLLEDAGRHDPILKSLSSDIEINEKKMAAFQLLHPAKKPQHEDVLPDVLREAFVPLTKEEKAEVSLAFSDSSRRKVLATHEDSNIEITGELLKCLRPGAWLNDEVINVYLKLLKEREKREPKKFLKCHFFNTFFYRKLIGGRNGYDFRSVKRWTSKRKLGYCLLECDKIFVPIHKETHWCLAVINKKDEKFQYLDSLKGIDTQVLKARYFVDEVKDKSGKDIDVRSWKQENVEDLPEQKNGSDCGMFMIKYADFYSRDIGLHFKQEDMPYFRQRTAKEILRLKAE
- the LOC131317671 gene encoding ubiquitin-like-specific protease ESD4 isoform X3, encoding MGALTSNHRSGDGYLFFPFNSRFFSTSPNSDTHIAKKPKTSPSSMQSSPEHSRSAASRVYRYPDPVNPIPRAVHAPCRESRFSFCSSSSSSRESRVEKDEEVIDVDEMGNSLSAKYDKVKKLKESAIESFRYLKKDEEVIDVDGVVDRGYVSGNSSVEEVVEVVCDGREWRLQEENGKVVVVEHRSDLTNTNLMEKRIESLSLDRKWDGPLHKKLLEDAGRHDPILKSLSSDIEINEKKMAAFQLLHPAKKPQHEDVLPDVLREAFVPLTKEEKAEVSLAFSDSSRRKVLATHEDSNIEITGELLKCLRPGAWLNDEVINVYLKLLKEREKREPKKFLKCHFFNTFFYRKLIGGRNGYDFRSVKRWTSKRKLGYCLLECDKARYFVDEVKDKSGKDIDVRSWKQENVEDLPEQKNGSDCGMFMIKYADFYSRDIGLHFKQEDMPYFRQRTAKEILRLKAE